From the Psilocybe cubensis strain MGC-MH-2018 chromosome 9, whole genome shotgun sequence genome, one window contains:
- a CDS encoding Agroclavine dehydrogenase, with product MTTLITGGTGKTGLHLANLLHQAGHPVLIASRSGTAPAPFQSSTVKFDWLNPDTHKNPFTIDANIERVYLVAPNHVYDPLPSMQPFLDLAVSKGVRRFVLLTGSQWHIGELPLGTVHQYLLNLNVEYAVIKPTWFIDNFASLFLASIRDRDEVFSAAGDGRIPFVSAEDIAHAAFEALTAKQSPNKEYFVLGPELYTYEEVAKLFSTVLGREIRYRRLSVEEQTQIFASVMPAEYARKLAGTEQLASQGAEEKLFREGGEKSFIGKQTLLGFIEKNKNIWVKKGDAA from the exons ATGACCACTCTCATCACAGGCGGAACAGGAAAGACAGGGTTACACCTCGccaacctcctccaccaaGCCGGGCACCCAGTCCTAATCGCATCCCGCTCCGGAACCGCACCCGCCCCATTCCAATCTTCCACCGTAAAATTCGACTGGCTAAATCCCGACACACACAAAAACCCATTCACCATCGACGCCAACATCGAGCGCGTGTACCTTGTCGCCCCGAACCACGTGTATGACCCGCTTCCTAGTATGCAGCCGTTCCTTGACTTGGCGGTATCGAAGGGCGTGAGGCGATTCGTGCTGCTTACTGGATCGCAGTGGCATATTGGAGAGCTTCCGCTAGGGACAGTCCATCAGTACCTGCTAAATCTGAACGTCGAATACGCGGTTATCAAGCCAACGTGGTTTATAG ACAACTTTGCATCGCTGTTCTTGGCTAGTATCCGGGATAGAGACGAAGTTTTCTCTGCTGCGGGTGACGGGCGCATTCCATTTGTGTCAGCTGAAGACATCGCGCACGCAGCGTTCGAAGCGCTCACGGCTAAACAATCCCCCAATAAAGAGTACTTCGTCCTCGGCCCGGAGCTATACACCTACGAAGAA GTGGCGAAGCTGTTTTCCACCGTCCTAGGCCGCGAAATCCGGTACAGGCGCCTGAGTGTCGAAGAACAGACGCAGATTTTCGCAAGTGTGATGCCAGCCGAGTACGCGCGCAAGCTGGCTGGAACTGAGCAATTGGCATCACAAGGCGCAGAAGAGAAGCTTTTCAGAGAGGGTGGGGAGAAGAGTTTTATCGGGAAGCAGACCTTATTGGGGTTCATCGAGAAGAATAAAAATATATGGGTTAAGAAGGGTGATGCTGCGTAG